The genomic region TGTCTTGCTTTATATATATTGGTGGCCTTCATCAGTTACTTTTCTACGGGCGAAGCCGACCAGAGTCTGGTTACGGCACTGCGTCCAGGGGAAATAGAAAATACTGCGAAGGTGTTTCAGAACAGCTGTGGCTCTGTGGGAGCACTGCTCTCTTACTTTCTGATATCGCGCTGCTTTGGTATCCCTGCCTTCATTATTCCACTCTATATCATACTCTGTGGCGTGAAAATGATAAAGGCTTACGAGAAGATAAACCTATGGAAGTGGTTCTTTGGAATGGCTTTGGTAATGGTGTGGAGCTCCATTACGTTTGCAAAGTTCCTTACTCCGCTGATGAGCGAGAACATTTTTAACCCCGGCGGAGACCATGGCAGGTTTGTTGTAGAGTACATTGAGAACATCATAGGGGCACCGGGACTGCTCGCCGTACTTGCCATTACAATGATAGCATTCCTTACTTACCTCACTTCAGAGACCATTACGGTTATCAAGAAGTTGCTCAATCCGGTGGGATACATACGCAACAAGGTGAAATTCACGATTGTCCGGCATAATTTTGAAAAGGATAAAATAGGTGAAAGCACCCACGAAATGGAGGAGGAAGCAGTAGAAAAGCTGCAGAATGCAGAGTCCCAGACGGTGGAATTTCTTGACGATGACCTGCCAAATACCATGATAAAGCCTAACGCTAAGGACAAAACCACGGCGAAAGAGAACGATGAAGAGACTGCTGCCAATGGCGAAATAGGAATGAAAGTTAATGTCCCTGTCGGGTTGGAAAAGGCACAAGGCAAGGTGGTGGCAGGCACGACAGACCTTGCAACACCTATTAATCCACACGAACCTTTCCCCAATTGGAAGTATCCAACCCTTAATTTGCTTAAGCAATACGACTCTGACAACAGCGTAAACTTTGTAGACAAGGAGGAGCTGGAGGCTAATAAGAACCGCATTATAAAGGTTCTCAGCGACTTTGGCGTGCAAATTCGCAGCATTCGCGCAACGGTTGGACCAACCATTACCCTCTACGAAATAACACCGGCACAGGGTGTCCGCATTTCGAAAATCAAGAATTTGGAAGACGATATAGCACTTAGCTTGGCTGCAATAGGTATTCGTATCATTGCACCAATGCCCGGCAAGGGCACCATAGGTATCGAAGTGCCAAACGCCAAGCCCTCCATCGTGTCCATGTTCTCTATTCTTAACTCGCGAAAGTTCCAGGAAAGCACAATGGAACTGCCTGTTGCGTTAGGCAAGACCATTACGAACGATGTGTATATGGTAGATTTGGCAAAGATACCACACCTGCTTGTAGCGGGTGCAACAGGGCAAGGTAAGTCGGTAGGACTTAACGCTATCATCACATCTTTACTATATAAGAAGCACCCAAACGACCTTAAGATAGTGCTGGTAGACCCTAAGAAGGTTGAGTTCAGCATATATTCGCCCATCGCCAAGCCTTTCATGGCTGCGGTAGAAGAGAATGAAGACGAGCCGATTATAACCGACGTGCAGAAGGTTGTAAAGACTTTGAAGGGTCTTTGCGTGCTTATGGACAATCGGTACGACATGTTGAAAGCTGCAGGAGCGCGCAATATAAAAGAGTATAACAAGAAGTTCCTTAACCATCAGCTTAGTCCTGCGGAAGGACACGAGTTCATGCCGTACATCGTTGTCATCATTGATGAGTTCGGAGACCTTATCCTTACGGCTGGAAAAGAAATTGAAATGCCTATCACCCGTATCGCCCAGCTGGCGCGTGCGGTAGGCATTCACATGATTATAGCAACACAACGCCCAACTACTTCCATCATAACGGGTAACATAAAAGCCAACTTCCCCGGTCGTATCGCGTTCCGTGTGGGTGCCATGATGGATTCTCGTATCATTTTAGACAGACCCGGAGCCCAACAACTTGTGGGACGCGGAGACATGCTTTACCTCAATGGAGGAGAGCCAACACGTGTGCAATGTGCCTTCGTAGACACTCCGGAGGTGGAAGATATATCCAAGTTCATCGCCACACAGCCTGGTCCAGTAGAGCCATTGCTCATTCCTGAGCCTGCAACAGATGAAGGAGGAGTTGCCGGTGGTAGTCTTGACGAGAACTTAGACCCACTGTTCGAAGATGCAGCAAGGGTCATAGTGCTGAACCAACAAGGCTCTACAAGCATGATACAACGCCGCTTCTCCATTGGTTACAACCGTGCCGGGCGACTAATGGACCAGATGGAGAAAGCCGGCATTGTGGGAGTGGCACAAGGCTCAAAGCCTCGCGAGGTGCTCATTGGCGACGAAATGGGACTCGAATCGTTGCTTTCAACACTGCATAGATAAGCAAAGAAGAAGTTTTTAACACAATGAAAATACAACGTAACATTTTATTTGCATTGGCATTTATGCTTAGTGTCAATGCTTTCAGTCAAAGTTCTGCAGATGCAAAGAAGGTTTTAGACAAGGCGGCAGCAGTTGTTGGACGACGTGGAGGAGCCGCTGCCAACTTCTCGATTACTGGAGGAGAGGTAGGCAGAACATCGGGTAGCATCATTATAAAAGGTAATAAATTCAAAGCCATTACACCCGAAACCACCATCTGGTTCGATGGTAAGACACAGTGGGCGTATATGAAAAGCACCAACGAAGTGAATGTTTCGACACCCAGCGAGGCCAAGCGGCTTTCCATGAACCCCTATGCTTTCATTACAATGTACAAGAATGGCTACCACATGTCCATGAAAACGACTGCCGCAGCATACATTGTCCACTTGCAAGCCATACACCCGGCACGTAGCATGCAAGAGTTTTACGTTACCATTTCAAAGACTTTCTATCCACAACAGATAAAGATGTTGCAAGGCAAAAAGTGG from Prevotella nigrescens harbors:
- a CDS encoding FtsK/SpoIIIE family DNA translocase, with translation MAKKKREKTPKTFSEAIGAHYIINDKTGFVLGIVLICLALYILVAFISYFSTGEADQSLVTALRPGEIENTAKVFQNSCGSVGALLSYFLISRCFGIPAFIIPLYIILCGVKMIKAYEKINLWKWFFGMALVMVWSSITFAKFLTPLMSENIFNPGGDHGRFVVEYIENIIGAPGLLAVLAITMIAFLTYLTSETITVIKKLLNPVGYIRNKVKFTIVRHNFEKDKIGESTHEMEEEAVEKLQNAESQTVEFLDDDLPNTMIKPNAKDKTTAKENDEETAANGEIGMKVNVPVGLEKAQGKVVAGTTDLATPINPHEPFPNWKYPTLNLLKQYDSDNSVNFVDKEELEANKNRIIKVLSDFGVQIRSIRATVGPTITLYEITPAQGVRISKIKNLEDDIALSLAAIGIRIIAPMPGKGTIGIEVPNAKPSIVSMFSILNSRKFQESTMELPVALGKTITNDVYMVDLAKIPHLLVAGATGQGKSVGLNAIITSLLYKKHPNDLKIVLVDPKKVEFSIYSPIAKPFMAAVEENEDEPIITDVQKVVKTLKGLCVLMDNRYDMLKAAGARNIKEYNKKFLNHQLSPAEGHEFMPYIVVIIDEFGDLILTAGKEIEMPITRIAQLARAVGIHMIIATQRPTTSIITGNIKANFPGRIAFRVGAMMDSRIILDRPGAQQLVGRGDMLYLNGGEPTRVQCAFVDTPEVEDISKFIATQPGPVEPLLIPEPATDEGGVAGGSLDENLDPLFEDAARVIVLNQQGSTSMIQRRFSIGYNRAGRLMDQMEKAGIVGVAQGSKPREVLIGDEMGLESLLSTLHR
- a CDS encoding LolA-like putative outer membrane lipoprotein chaperone, whose product is MKIQRNILFALAFMLSVNAFSQSSADAKKVLDKAAAVVGRRGGAAANFSITGGEVGRTSGSIIIKGNKFKAITPETTIWFDGKTQWAYMKSTNEVNVSTPSEAKRLSMNPYAFITMYKNGYHMSMKTTAAAYIVHLQAIHPARSMQEFYVTISKTFYPQQIKMLQGKKWVTINISSFRAASHPNSYFRFRHSDAPSAEVVDLR